In Setaria italica strain Yugu1 chromosome IX, Setaria_italica_v2.0, whole genome shotgun sequence, the genomic stretch TCCTGATAGTGATCCAGTTTAGCACCTGTAGGTTCAAAATTCGTCAGTTAAAATAAAGTACTCGCTCGCTCGTTAACTTTTCTAGGAAGTTGAACAAACCGTGTCCAAAGGAATTCGAAGATACTCCTACAAATAAGCATACTCGCAAAAGAAAGATATAGTTCAAATATTTAGCATTTTCTTGGGAGCTCACAGCTGCAAAAGGGACGGGTATCAAATTATCAATTTAAATAATACAATTTAAAAGACACGCATAAAACATGTTAATCTCGGATGGTTTCGAAATGAATATCTTAAACACTTGGATGAAGCTCACGAAATATGAATGAAAAGTGTCCGCATTGGTGGATCGGTCCAGACAATATCTGGAAGGCCCAAGTCCATTGCTACGGATGTCAAATGTTAGGCCCAACTAACAACAAAATTAAGGCCTATCCCTTTCAAAAATCCTGGGAGACTGACCTTACCAAATCCGGCCCATTTCTTCCAGCGTTGGCAGCAGCATTTCATACACCCATAGACCATGCACACTGATCTTCATCTTCCCTTTGCCTCGTGCCAGAGTGCCAGCTGCCGGCCTGCCGCACCATGGCATTGGCACCAGCCATTTCGGGCCCACCGTCCATGCACCGAGTCCATCCAAGGTCTCGACCCAACACCTCAGCGAAATACAGCGCCCACGCGCCCATTCCACAACCGCAAAACCGTCCTCTCACTGCGTGTGGGTCCCGCAGGTGGAGCCCAGACGTCATCCTCACACCACTCTCGAAACTACGTGTAGACGTAGCAGCGGCCACCTCTCTCCGGAGACAACCGCATCCCTCTCAATTCACCACTCTCCCTAGGCTGAGGGCTCCTCTTCTCCCCCCCCCCTACCGTCTCCGCGCGATCCCATCGcctcaccgccgcgccgccgccgccatggcgttCCTCGCGAGGGCGCTCCGCCAGTCAAACTCGCGCCTGTCGTCGCGCTGCCCCGCCGTGGCCGCGTCCTGCCGCTGGATctccccgaccgccgccgcgggatcgccggaggccggcgcggcggtggcgccggccgacccggagctgccgccgccgagggaGCCCGTGGGGGGCGCCCGGGTGGAGCTTCCGCCCAACCCGGAGGACGCGCTCGAGGTGTTCGTGGACGGGCACGCGGTGCGGATCCCCAAGGGCTTCACCGTGCTCCAGGCCTGCGAGGTCGCCGGCGTCGACATCCCGCGCTTCTGCTACCACAGCAGACTCTCCATCGCCGGGAACTGCCGCATGTGCCTCGTCGAGGTCGAGAAGTCGCCCAAGCCCGTCGCCTCCTGCGCCATGCCTGCCCTCCCAGGTCAGCCGCAGCCACCCATGCGCGCCCGTCGCGTTTCGTCGGCGGTTTCCTTGTTCCTGCGTGTTGATTTGAGATTGAAAACTGGGTCATGTTGATCTGTTGCTCTGGTGAATTAGCTAGTGTTGGGTGCCTCAAATGCTCAGATCCATTCCTTTCCTTGGCATCTCAGCAATTTAGAGTTATGAGTAGATTTGCTTGTTTGATTTCCATGTCATTGGAAATGGTTGGAGAAAATAGATACCTCAACCTTGATTTAGTGGATTTTGGAGTACTGAATGACCACTCTTGCTGGATTAGGGATGAAGATTAAGACAAACACCCCAGTGGCGAAGAAGGCGAGGGAGGGTGTCATGGAGTTCCTGCTGATGAACCATCCACTAGACTGCCCAATTTGCGATCAGGGTGGGGAGTGCGACCTCCAGGATCAGTCTATGGCATTTGGTGCTGACCGTGGTCGGTTCACCGAGATGAAGCGGTCAGTTGTGGACAAGAATTTGGGCCCCTTGGTAAAGACAGTGATGACCCGTTGCATCCAATGCACAAGGTAATGCATTTGTGCTTCTTGGTCGTACCTGTTAGTATCCGCTTCAGGGGAGTTCATGTCTATCCTGTTTGCCTATGTTCTAAATTCTGCAAGTGCTTCATTCTTAAAGCATTATATACTGGGTTAAGAGCTGATTATCATCAACCTTTGGAGCCCTGCCTTTTTTCTGATCTTTTTTGTGCTTCAGTCTGCTGGTTTCTTATTTTGCATTGTCATTGTCTGCTGTAGAAAAAAACTGTTCTCAATAGCTTTGTACCTTGGCTGACATGTAAtgttattttctattttatatTTCAGGTGTGTCAGGTTTGCAACTGAGGTTGCTGGTGTTCAAGACCTTGGTATGTTAGGTCGTGGCAGTGGTGAAGAAATTGGAACATATGTTGAGAAACTTATGACAAGTGAACTATCTGGAAATGTTATTGATATCTGCCCTGTTGGGGCTCTTACATCCAAGCCATTTGCATTTAAAGCTCGGAACTGGGAGCTGAAGGGCACCGAGACTATTGATGTTACTGATGCAGTAGGGTCAAACATAAGAGTTGACAGCAGAGGTCCTGAAGTTATGCGTATTGTTCCACGTATCAACGAGGTTTGATTATTCCCCACTTCTCTTACAATTTTGACTCCTTTGTGTTTGTTTTAGTCCTTTATTCTATACCTTTGAGAAAACAAAGATTATGTTTAGTTAACATCACTTCCTGTTCCTTGCAGGACATCAATGAGGAATGGATATCTGACAAAACGCGGTTTTGTTATGATGGTCTGAAGAGGCAAAGACTAAATGACCCTATGATTCGTGGTCCTGATGGCAGGTTTAAGGCCGTGACATGGCGTGATGCTCTTGCTGTTGTTGCTGAGGTCTTGCATCAAGTTAAGCCAGAAGAAATTACTGGAGTTGCTGGAAAACTTTCTGATGCAGAATCCATGATGGCTCTGAAAGATTTTGTTAACAGAATGGGTTCAGACAAGGTCCTCTGCGAGGGAAATGGTCCGAATCCTCCAGCAGATCTGCGATCGAACTACCTGATGAATACAGGCATTGCTGGGCTTGAAAAAGCTGATGTCTTCCTTTTGGTTGGCACTCAGGTAGAATTCTCCTCATTGTTCTCATGGCTAATATCTAGTACCATTTTATCGACTTGTGTTCTCTAAAACACCATTATATTGTATGATCACTTAATCATATGCTGTTGGCATGCTTTTGCGATATCTATGTGGTGCACACGAATTAAAATGGAGCTGATACTATTGAAACAAAAGATATAGTTGATTTCAGTTTTCAAGCATATGGAGACACCATTACTATTATTATCTGTCAGAAAGGTTATATAATTGATCTGGTTcgaccccccaaaaaaaaaatctttcctACATGTAATAGTTCATCTTTGAAGTGTCATGTTCTATTATTAAACCTTTTGTCTCCTCATGCTACCTTTTAGTCATGTCTTGCTATGTGAGGTCTTATTATAATGACATGACCCTCTTTTGTGCCATGGAACAGCCAAGAGTGGAGGCTGCTATGGTTAATGCTAGGATTCGGAAGACTGTTGGAGCAACACAAGCAAAGGTGGGCTACATCGGTCCTCCAGCCGACTTGAACTATGACCATGAGCATCTTGGCACAGGTCCTGAGACCCTTGTTGAGATTGCAGAGGGTCGACATCCTTTCTGCTCAGTACTGCAATCTGCCAAAAACCCTGTCATCATTGCTGGAGCTGGATTATTTGAACGGGAGGACCAAGATGCCCTATTCTCAACGATTGAGACTGTAGCCAAGAAGTTCAATGTGACAAGACCAGACTGGAATGGCCTTAATGTCCTATTGCTCCATGCTGCGCAGGCTGCAGCTCTTGATCTTGGCCTTGTTGCTAATCCTGCTGAGAGCATCAAGTCAGCGAAGTTCTTGTACCTGATGGGAGCTGATGATATAAGCCTAGACAAGCTTCCAGAAGATGCATTTGTTGTTTACCAGGGACACCATGGTGACAAGGCTGTCTATAGGGCCAATGTTATTCTGCCATCTTCAGCATTCAGTGAGAAGGAAGGTACCTACGAGAACACTGAAGGTTGCACCCAGTGGACCATCCCAGCTGTTCCTACTGTTGGTGATGCTAGGGATGATTGGAAGATCATTCGTGCTCTTTCTGAAGTTGCTGGGGCTCAGCTGCCTTACGACAGTCTCTCAGCTGTGAGGGACCGAATCAGTACTGTTGCGCCTAATCTCATTCATGTAGATGAGAAGGAACCATGCACAATTTCTGCTGAGGTGAAGCCGCCAGTAAAGCAACAAGTGAGCTCAACCCCGTTCAAAACCGTCATCGAGAACTTCTATATGACTGATGCAATCACACGAGCTTCAAAGATAATGGCCCAATGCAGTGCGACCTTGTTGAAGAAGTGAGCTCTGCTCCCCTTCAAGCTAATCATCGGCGAACAGCATCCTAGTTCCCTTTTTTCCTTGCTACGAGTTTCACCACCCGTTGCTTGCTTGGTTGGGAGGTTGGTGTATAATTTGGACTGCCTCTAGATTTTCAGAGCAGCAAAACTTGATCGGTGCATTTCTGTGTTGTGTATGAGAAGCAGAGCACACTCAATAAGCTTGTTGTCCTTTTGAATCATACAACGACTGCAAGCAATGATTTTGCCTTTCTCAGATTTGTTCCCTCCGCTCGGTGTTGAATGCCACTTATGTAAGCTGGCAAAATAAATTAGTAGGTTAAATTGCTAAAATGATTTAGGGTCAACTGATATACCACTCTGCTTCCTTTGCCAGATTTTACTGGCCCGTTACTCCGTTGAAAGACTTGCCTCGCACCTGTTATCATTTGGTTATGTCAACCTGACCTCCTTATCTGGTGATAGTACTTGGACCCTCTGTGTTTTTCCTAAAAGAATTCACATTTTTCACCTGGGTCGCAACATAACTCTTGGAGATCGTAAAATTTCTTCACATAAATTTGGTAACCAAGACCACTCGCAAAGAACAGCTGATCGCTTCGT encodes the following:
- the LOC101752822 gene encoding NADH dehydrogenase [ubiquinone] iron-sulfur protein 1, mitochondrial → MAFLARALRQSNSRLSSRCPAVAASCRWISPTAAAGSPEAGAAVAPADPELPPPREPVGGARVELPPNPEDALEVFVDGHAVRIPKGFTVLQACEVAGVDIPRFCYHSRLSIAGNCRMCLVEVEKSPKPVASCAMPALPGMKIKTNTPVAKKAREGVMEFLLMNHPLDCPICDQGGECDLQDQSMAFGADRGRFTEMKRSVVDKNLGPLVKTVMTRCIQCTRCVRFATEVAGVQDLGMLGRGSGEEIGTYVEKLMTSELSGNVIDICPVGALTSKPFAFKARNWELKGTETIDVTDAVGSNIRVDSRGPEVMRIVPRINEDINEEWISDKTRFCYDGLKRQRLNDPMIRGPDGRFKAVTWRDALAVVAEVLHQVKPEEITGVAGKLSDAESMMALKDFVNRMGSDKVLCEGNGPNPPADLRSNYLMNTGIAGLEKADVFLLVGTQPRVEAAMVNARIRKTVGATQAKVGYIGPPADLNYDHEHLGTGPETLVEIAEGRHPFCSVLQSAKNPVIIAGAGLFEREDQDALFSTIETVAKKFNVTRPDWNGLNVLLLHAAQAAALDLGLVANPAESIKSAKFLYLMGADDISLDKLPEDAFVVYQGHHGDKAVYRANVILPSSAFSEKEGTYENTEGCTQWTIPAVPTVGDARDDWKIIRALSEVAGAQLPYDSLSAVRDRISTVAPNLIHVDEKEPCTISAEVKPPVKQQVSSTPFKTVIENFYMTDAITRASKIMAQCSATLLKK